The genomic segment ATCAATTGCAAGTATATGGTGGACTATGGGCACAAGTCTGGACGCAGAACCCGACCTCTTCGCAGTATATAACAATTGATCAATACAATATAAAAAGTACTGCTACAAACAGCGTTTGGGCTAATATTTATCGCTACGCGCTTTACAATGCCCAGATAATTATTCAATCCGAAAGTACACTGGACAATTATTATAAAGGTATCGCCCATCTTTTAAAGGCTTATACTTTCCAAGTCGCTACAGACGCCTTCGGTGATATTCCTTTAGATGAGGCGTTGCAAGGGGTAGATTATCGTAGCCCAAAATATCAAAGTCAAAAAGAAGTTTATACACAAATTTTAGCGGATATTGATAAAGGAGTAGAGCTTCTAAATAGCGAAACGGGAACAAATCCTGGGCAACAGGACATGTATTTTGGAGGAGATTTGGAGTCTTGGAAAGCTTTTGCCAATACATTGAAGTTAAAAGCGTATTTGAGGCTTTCAGAAGTCGATGCGTCAGCTGCTTCTGCCGGTATCAAAGCTCTCTATGCAACTAATCCGAAGTTTTTGGATAAAAATGTTTCTATCACATATACGACCACTGGAGGAAATGAGAATCCGCTTTATAACGAAATGATCGGTTTGAGAAGTGTGCAGAATTTAGTTGCCAGCGGGACAATTGTTAAAGCATTTGTAGATAATAATGATCCAAGAAGATTTAAATTGTTTGATAGACTTTCCGAACAAGATACAATAGCTTACATTGAGCAAGGTGACTTTAGAGCTAATACAAAGAAGAGAGTGTCTCCGCCATCAGCATTAGTAGGCGCTAATGTTAGAGACGCAAAATCTGCTCTTGCCCCAGCTAATTTATTTACTCGGGCGGAAAGCTATTTCTTGCAATCAGAGGCTGCTTATAGAGGTTGGGCGACAGCTGATGCAGAGGAGACTTATAATAAAGGAATTGAGGCTAGTTTTGCTGGGCTAGGATTATCAGCTGAGGACTTGAAAGCCTATATGACAAAAGCCAAATTCCCTGAAGTTAAGACACAGCAGCTAGAAGCCATCATTACGCAAAAATATTTTGCTTTGGCAGGCTTTCAGAATTTCGAGGCTTGGAACGAATGGCGTAGAACTGGATATCCGAAGTTTTTTATCGTTTCAAAAGGTTCTGTTATTGGTAGCGGTCAAATGCCACAGCGCCTGATTTATCCTAATAGCGAAGCCACGTCGAATGCGAACTTCCCAGGACTTAAGCCACTCACAGACCGTGTGTGGTGGGATGTAAAATGATTTAAAATCTCTATAGCAATGAAGCGGCAATTTCTAAAAAAAATTGCCGCTTTTAACGTTTTTATACATATTTCCGTATATATTATGTAGTTATAAAAGGTGGAGTGAACCTGACTTCATATTTTATTTACAGTAGTCGGAGGTTTTTATTTGCCGTGGCATTTATTTCCTCTCTCTCCACACGATTAGCTGATCTTTTGGGACAGCTTGCAGACTCCCGTAGCAAAATCGCATGGGCCGATAGCTAATAGACTTATCAAAAACTGAGACTCGCCTATAAGAAACATTTGCTAGGGACTAAAACTTTAACAGCAACAGACGCAGAAAACTATTTCAACGCTGCGGTAAAACCATTACTAGCTTCAAATGGTCTACAGGCTATTGCTAGGGAAAAGTACCTTGCATTTTTCGGAGCTTCCGGTGAATCAACAGAAATGTACAACGATATCCGCCGTTGGAAAGCGCTCGGGGAGAATCTTATTCAATTGAAAAATCCAGGTAAATTTCCATTGCGTTTACCATATGGTAACGATGATACAACTACGAATCCATATGTTCAGGCAGCATACGGTGATGGACAGTATGTCTATACCGAAAATGTTTGGTGGGCAGGCGGTATACGCTAGTATATAATTATCACAACACAATTTAAGTTTATAACGTAGGCGTTCAATTTGGACGCCTACGTTGTTTTATCTCACCGAGTAGTTCAATAATTAATTCGGATTGTCAAGGTCCGGAAAGGATTTTCTGATAATGCAGGGACAGTGTGTTATTTTATCCAATTGACATATTTAGGCTTGACATAGATATTGGGAATACACGCCTTAATCTCAAGCCAACTACAACTATACAATAACTTATTTATTAAAAAGGATGTGAGACGGACTTAATAGGGATTTAATAGGGACCTCATTCGGATAAAACCGTATTATTTCCTTTGTTTATACCTGTTTTGTAATAATTACTTTACATTTAATGACGTAATTATCATAAACTTATCCTATTCTTAGGTGTTGTATAGATCTTATCATTTGTATAAAAAGCTATGGCGCGTGTAAAAAATGGAGTTAACGGTGCGCCTTCCGGTAAGGTCGGTGCGGTAGTATTTTGTAAATGGAAAGGAATCAATTATGTCAGGTCTTTGCCAAAAGTAAAAAAAAGAAGAAAATTGTCCGATAGCGAAGTGAAGAACAGGAGCAAATTTGGTTTTGCGCAAAATTTTCTGAGTCCTTATAAGAAGTTCTTCCGTCTAGGATTTCATCATTACGGTGAGAATATGACGGCATTTAATGCGGCAATGTCCTATCATCTTGAACATGCTGTCAAGGTGGACGAAAATGGCCCGTTTATGGATTACGGGAAGTTCGCGATCAGCAGGGGATTGGAAGAGGCTATTACAGCAGCAACAGTCGAGATAGTGGACGAAAAGCTTCACATCAGATGGCAGCTTAAAAACCGCGATGAACTGTTTCAACGTGAGCTGACAGACTTCAAGGTCATATTTTTATTGCTTCCAGAAACTTCGATGTTTTATGCCGATTCAATATTTCTGGGAAATAATATCATTGACCTAGAAGAAACGGTCGTGTTACCCAAGGTCAATAGCCCATGTACTTTTCATCTCTATTTGGGTTTCGTCGCGACTGACGGCAGCAACCGGAGTATGAACAGCGTATATTTAGGCCATATCAACGTAGATAAAGAATAGAGCTTAAAAGCATGGTATCGCTCTTTCTTACATGGCCGCTTTTCTTTGTTAGATTTAATGGGGCAGCATATTCATGACTTTGGCCGTTACTTAGATACAATTGGTGCTTCATTGGTTAATTTTATTTTGTTGATTTACAGCGTTTTAATTTTCGGTATGAATTTATTGTTATCGGAAAGTTATGCTTGCATTGTAAAAGTTAAAAAAAGTTATAATTTTGTATTTAACATTTTTTAACAGCCGTTGTGCTTCAAAAAATGCATTACTAACTAGACGTATATAGATTATTGGAAAAGTAGTATTATACTAGCCAAGTTATTTTCGAAAAATAAACACTTTTAATAAACATAAACATATGAAACACAAATTACTCAGTCTTTTCGTGGGTAGTATGATCCTGACTTCTGTTGCATTCGCGCAGGAAAAAAAAGTGAGTGGTCGTGTTACCGGTGCCGATGGTAAACCGTTGGCGGGTGTGACGATTGCTGTTCAAGGATCTAACGTTGCCACGCAAACAGATGCGAATGGTAACTATTCGCTATCTGTACCAACAGGAAAAGTTATCGTGTTCCGCTCAGTCGGTTATGCGGACAAAACCCTAATTGTAAAAGAAGGACAATCTGCTTTTAATGTATCCTTAGATAGTTCCGACAATGCATTAGAGGAAGTTGTGGTGACAGCAATGGGCATTAAAAGGGAAGAAAAATCGTTAGGTTATAGTACATCAACGATTAAATCTGATGATTTGACTAAAGCCCGAGAAACAAATATTATTAACTCATTGGCAGGAAAAATGACTGGTGTAAGGGTAACCTCTCAGTCAGGTACTGTTGGTGGATCGAGCAAAATTGTTATTCGAGGGGTGAATTCGTTTGAAGGAAATAGTCCGCTATGGGTTATAGACGGCACGCCTATCAGTGACAATACGGCATCGGGTGGGACTACAGCAAGGAATATTGATTTTGGGAATCGTGTAGGTGATATCAGTTCCGACGATATTGAATCAATGACGGTTTTAAAGGGGGCCGCTGCAACGGCTTTGTATGGTTCTCGTGCTAAGGATGGTGCTATTATTGTGACGACTAAAAAAGGGTCTTTAAACTCAAGGGGTATCGTTTCATTTAATTCCTCGGTGCGCTTTGATTCTCCATTAGTTTTACCTGAGTTTCAAAATGAATACGCTCAAGGAACTTTCAATACTAAAACAAAAGAATATGATTATAGTCTTAAATATTCCAATGGTTGGGGACCGAAAATAGCGGGTCAAACAGTAAAAGATTTTTTAGGAAGAGATGTCCAATTAGCAGCAAAACCCAATAATGTTAAAGATTTCTTTAATACAGGTCATTCTTACATAAACAATGTTAGTTTTTCAGGTGGTACGGATAAATCTGATTATCGCCTGGGTCTAACTAGTACTAACGAATCAGGAATAATACCTGAAAATAAGTTAGACCGTTATAATTTAAGCGTTAATACAGGTACTCAATTTTCTGATAAAGTATCGTCGAGATTTTCAGGTAACTATACAAGAGTTAGTTCAGATGGTAGGCCTGCTCAGAGTTCAAATAATTTAAATATTATTACTAGCGCAGTATATGGGGTACCACGAGTGGTCGATATGAATGATTTGAGAAATAATTATAAAGATCCCGTAACTGGGGAGCAGATATTCATGACGACAGGTAGAGATGGTAATAATCCTTATTGGATTTTAAATTATAATAAGAATAGTAATGTTGTCGACCGTTTTTTTGGTACTTATAATTTAAGCTACAAACCGGTGGACTGGATTACTATTTCTGATAACTTGGGGGGAGATATTTATAGAGAAAAACGTACAAGCGTAGTAAAAAAGGGAACTGCTGGTACAATGAATGGAGCCTTTAATAATTCCGAGTTATTTTATAGGCAAATCAATAATGATTTGATGGTTACCCTTACGCAGGACCATCTTCTCGACGATTTTAAATTTAATTTAATTTTAGGGCATAATATTAACGACTTACAATCTGAGTCGACAACTGTTGATGCAACAAACTTAACCATCGACGAATTATGGAATTATCCCAATGCAGCCTCAAAAACTCCTACTAGAGGTTTTTCTAAACGTCGATTGATAGGTGTATATGGGGATTTCGGAATCAATTATAAAGATTATTTGTTCTTGAATGTCACAGGAAGAAACGACTGGACTTCTACGTTACCTGTTGAAAATAGATCTTATTTCTACCCTTCAATAAGTGGTTCATTTGTATTTTCAGATGCTCTCGGAAATAATAAACCAGATTGGCTAAGCTATGGTAAAATAAGGTCTAGCTGGGCACAAGTAGGAAGTGATTTGCCAGCTTTTCAATTAGATTATCAATATAGTCCTGTATCGACAGTCTTTATGCAATATGTTGGTGGCAGTACTACGGTCTTTCCATTTGGCCCCATATCTACGGCTTTTACTGGACCAAGAATATTGCCTAACTATGAATTGAAGCCTCAACGTCAGAACTCTTTCGATTTTGGAACCGAGTTGAAATTTTTTAAAAATAGAATCGGCCTAGACTTTAATTTTTATAACAATGAGACAAAAAACCAGCTTATACCTATTGACGTAGCAATATCTACCGGATATTTTGCTAAATATGTAAATGTTGGATTGGTTAGAAATCGAGGTGTCGAAATAGGATTAAATCTTGTCCCTGTCAAAACAGAAGATTTTACATGGGGTTTAGACTTTAATTTTTCTAAAAATAATCAAAAGGTTGTGGAATTGGCACCTAATCTAGAGCAATATAGTTTGGCGTCTGGTTGGAGCAATCTTCAGATCAAAGCAGAAAAAGGACAGTCTTTCGGCATTTATGGAATAGATTTCCTAAAAGATGAGGCTACTGGGAAATACCTAATTGATTCGGAAAGCGGGTTGAGAATCCCTGATGATAAGAGTACAAGATTAGGTAATATTTATCCAGATTGGATGTTAGGAATTAATACTAATTTTAGTTATAAATCATTTTCGGTTAGTGGCTTGGTAGATATTCGTCAAGGAGGGAAATTTTATTCAGGCACGGTGTCAAATTTGAGAACTAGCGGTTTGGCTGTTGAAACTGGTGGAGATAGATCTATCCCAATTATTCTGGATGGGTTGGTAGATAAGAATGGTACATTAGTGCAGAACGATGTCCCAGTGCAGTCTGCACAGATGTATTATCAATCTAATTATGATGCAGGTAATACGGTTTCAAATGTTTTTGATGCGTCCTATATAAAACTTCGAGAGATTAGGGTATCTTATGCTTTGCCAAAATCTGTACTGTCCGGACAAAAAGTGATTAAGGCAGCTGAGTTTGGTGTGGAAGGAAGAAATTTATGGTTGATTAAAAGTAAAGTTCCTCATGTTGATCCCGAATCTAACTTCTTTGGAGCAGGATCCGTGGGAGAAGGGGTCGAATTTAATAGTATTCCTTCGACTAGATCTTTTGGCTTTAATATTCGTATGACATTCTAAATTTTAAAGAAATGAAATCAAATAAAATAAAAATATTGAGTATTTTGTTAGGAGCTGGTCTCTTGTTAACAACTTCCTCTTGTAGTAAATATCTTGATATTAATACAAGTCCGTTAACGGCGACAAAGGTTGAGCCGAAATTACTGTTCGGATATGCCGTTACTGCTTGGGATGCAAATAAAAATAGTGGTGATGCTTGGCTGCCTTTAGGTTTAGAGGTGCAAAGTTTGGCAAGTGGAGGGGATTATGGATGGGGGAATGATAATTTATACAATATAAGTACTTACGCTTTGGGAAATACCTTTAAGGTATATTATAGTACAGCGGGAAATAACTTAAAGCAGGCTATAAAAATTGCGGAGGAGGCTAGTCCCGTACAAAATAATGCTGCAGCGCAGTGCAAAATTGTACTTGCACAATTGATGTATGAGGCAACGACATTGTATGGCGATGTTCCCTTTAGTGAGGCTTGGGTACCTGAAATCTCATATCCCAAATATGATAGTCAAAAAGATGTTTTAAACGGAGTAATAGCGTTACTTGATGACGCTATTAATCAGATTGATGAATCAAGTGCATTGAAGATTTCAGACTATGATATTTATTATTCAGGAGATTTACAAAAATGGAAAAAACTGGCAAATTCCATAAAGTTTAAAGTATATATGGTGATGGCTGATGCTGACCCATCTGTTGTATCGAAGATCGGAGATCTTTTAAAAGATGAGACAGTTATGATTAGTTCAGCTTCAGAAAGCTGGATTCACAAATACTATTCAACTGAGAATAACGAAAATCCGAAGTACAGGTTGTTCAAAACCTACACTAATGGCGAAAATCAATGGTTTTTTGCTAATTCTAATGTATTCAATTATATGGATCCTCAGGATCCTCGGATCCCCAGGTATTTTGATAAGGGACCAAAAGCAACAACCTATAAGGCTGTTGGTTCTGAGGAGCTTGCTGATGAAACTACTTCATTAATAAGTAGCTATTTATATAGGAAAGATGCTCCTTCATTACTATTATCTTATCATGAATTAACTTTATTAAAAGCAGAAGCTTATGCAAGAGGACTTGGAGTGACAAAAGACTTAAGCAAAGCTAATTCACTATTTAAGGATGGAGTGAAGGCAGCTTGTGTTTTTTATGGAGTTTCTAATGGTGACGCGACCGCTTTTGTTAATAATACTTTAAAAGATCTGACTACTGTTGCGGATCCGTTAAAGGAAATACATTTGCAACAATGGATTGATTTAATGGACAGACCTATGGAAGGATTTGTACAGTGGAGACGTTCGGGAAAAGATGGAAATGAGGTGCCTAAATTAACAGTTCCTCCTGGGGCTACTGCAGGACCATTGATTAGAAGATGGACCCTTTCTCCAGATGAAATATCGGCAAATCCTAATATCCCAAATCCAGCTCCCAAATATTATGATAAGATGTGGTTTGATTTGTAAGTCAGTGTGTTGTAAATAAGTGTTTTAGTTAACATCAAGTACGGATAGAACGCTATTCTGCGACTTATCTAAGCTGTATATTTCAAGAGGGCATTTCTAAAGAATTGCCCTCTTCTTCTTATTACGAATATCTGTCATCTCAGTTGACGTCATTGTTATCCCATGAATATTTCTCGCTTAAACCTATAAAATTTTCTACACTACGGTGAGTATTACCAAATCATTAACTTTATGTGTATAAATTAATAGGCTAACAATTTGTTAATATTGAATTAACATTGAGACTCTATTTTTACAGCGTTGAAGTTAGCAGGTCGAGCCTCTTTAAACTTCTTCGTATATTTAGAGATTATTGTTGCAGTGAAACCATTTAGGACTTAAAACCGTTTTATATGACAAGTGCTAATTTACAAATTCATTGCTGCAAAAAAGGGTTACTTTCAATGAGAAAAATATTTTTACTGCTTGCGTTAGCTGGTCCGGGTATAGCTGTGGCGCAGAATAATAACGCTCCTTCGAGTTATGATCCGCAC from the Sphingobacterium thalpophilum genome contains:
- a CDS encoding SusD/RagB family nutrient-binding outer membrane lipoprotein, which encodes MKSNKIKILSILLGAGLLLTTSSCSKYLDINTSPLTATKVEPKLLFGYAVTAWDANKNSGDAWLPLGLEVQSLASGGDYGWGNDNLYNISTYALGNTFKVYYSTAGNNLKQAIKIAEEASPVQNNAAAQCKIVLAQLMYEATTLYGDVPFSEAWVPEISYPKYDSQKDVLNGVIALLDDAINQIDESSALKISDYDIYYSGDLQKWKKLANSIKFKVYMVMADADPSVVSKIGDLLKDETVMISSASESWIHKYYSTENNENPKYRLFKTYTNGENQWFFANSNVFNYMDPQDPRIPRYFDKGPKATTYKAVGSEELADETTSLISSYLYRKDAPSLLLSYHELTLLKAEAYARGLGVTKDLSKANSLFKDGVKAACVFYGVSNGDATAFVNNTLKDLTTVADPLKEIHLQQWIDLMDRPMEGFVQWRRSGKDGNEVPKLTVPPGATAGPLIRRWTLSPDEISANPNIPNPAPKYYDKMWFDL
- a CDS encoding DUF6266 family protein; the encoded protein is MARVKNGVNGAPSGKVGAVVFCKWKGINYVRSLPKVKKRRKLSDSEVKNRSKFGFAQNFLSPYKKFFRLGFHHYGENMTAFNAAMSYHLEHAVKVDENGPFMDYGKFAISRGLEEAITAATVEIVDEKLHIRWQLKNRDELFQRELTDFKVIFLLLPETSMFYADSIFLGNNIIDLEETVVLPKVNSPCTFHLYLGFVATDGSNRSMNSVYLGHINVDKE
- a CDS encoding SusD/RagB family nutrient-binding outer membrane lipoprotein, with product MKRNFKKIVFAFLLGTVAFTSCNKYLDINQNPNYPETAEPRLLLPTVQASIGQILGNQLQVYGGLWAQVWTQNPTSSQYITIDQYNIKSTATNSVWANIYRYALYNAQIIIQSESTLDNYYKGIAHLLKAYTFQVATDAFGDIPLDEALQGVDYRSPKYQSQKEVYTQILADIDKGVELLNSETGTNPGQQDMYFGGDLESWKAFANTLKLKAYLRLSEVDASAASAGIKALYATNPKFLDKNVSITYTTTGGNENPLYNEMIGLRSVQNLVASGTIVKAFVDNNDPRRFKLFDRLSEQDTIAYIEQGDFRANTKKRVSPPSALVGANVRDAKSALAPANLFTRAESYFLQSEAAYRGWATADAEETYNKGIEASFAGLGLSAEDLKAYMTKAKFPEVKTQQLEAIITQKYFALAGFQNFEAWNEWRRTGYPKFFIVSKGSVIGSGQMPQRLIYPNSEATSNANFPGLKPLTDRVWWDVK
- a CDS encoding SusC/RagA family TonB-linked outer membrane protein; translated protein: MKHKLLSLFVGSMILTSVAFAQEKKVSGRVTGADGKPLAGVTIAVQGSNVATQTDANGNYSLSVPTGKVIVFRSVGYADKTLIVKEGQSAFNVSLDSSDNALEEVVVTAMGIKREEKSLGYSTSTIKSDDLTKARETNIINSLAGKMTGVRVTSQSGTVGGSSKIVIRGVNSFEGNSPLWVIDGTPISDNTASGGTTARNIDFGNRVGDISSDDIESMTVLKGAAATALYGSRAKDGAIIVTTKKGSLNSRGIVSFNSSVRFDSPLVLPEFQNEYAQGTFNTKTKEYDYSLKYSNGWGPKIAGQTVKDFLGRDVQLAAKPNNVKDFFNTGHSYINNVSFSGGTDKSDYRLGLTSTNESGIIPENKLDRYNLSVNTGTQFSDKVSSRFSGNYTRVSSDGRPAQSSNNLNIITSAVYGVPRVVDMNDLRNNYKDPVTGEQIFMTTGRDGNNPYWILNYNKNSNVVDRFFGTYNLSYKPVDWITISDNLGGDIYREKRTSVVKKGTAGTMNGAFNNSELFYRQINNDLMVTLTQDHLLDDFKFNLILGHNINDLQSESTTVDATNLTIDELWNYPNAASKTPTRGFSKRRLIGVYGDFGINYKDYLFLNVTGRNDWTSTLPVENRSYFYPSISGSFVFSDALGNNKPDWLSYGKIRSSWAQVGSDLPAFQLDYQYSPVSTVFMQYVGGSTTVFPFGPISTAFTGPRILPNYELKPQRQNSFDFGTELKFFKNRIGLDFNFYNNETKNQLIPIDVAISTGYFAKYVNVGLVRNRGVEIGLNLVPVKTEDFTWGLDFNFSKNNQKVVELAPNLEQYSLASGWSNLQIKAEKGQSFGIYGIDFLKDEATGKYLIDSESGLRIPDDKSTRLGNIYPDWMLGINTNFSYKSFSVSGLVDIRQGGKFYSGTVSNLRTSGLAVETGGDRSIPIILDGLVDKNGTLVQNDVPVQSAQMYYQSNYDAGNTVSNVFDASYIKLREIRVSYALPKSVLSGQKVIKAAEFGVEGRNLWLIKSKVPHVDPESNFFGAGSVGEGVEFNSIPSTRSFGFNIRMTF